In Stieleria varia, one genomic interval encodes:
- a CDS encoding tetratricopeptide repeat protein, with translation MSDPSNSSRKIRLFVSSTFRDMQAEREHLTKVIFPQLQRLCESRRLEWSVIDLRWGITEEQSQRGEVLSVCLEEIDRCRPFFIGILGQRYGWRPEPIVSELINDHPWLSQCVGRSVTEMEIIHGALREETQARAQFYFRDSHYAEQFDATERDLCAAEDAEAEHALAELKERIRESRHTVREGFRTPQELGQMVLTDITSLIDELYSAEETPSPLELARMRQQEFAIDRTTAYVPGKIANEWLQRVSSGEIARLAVVADGGMGKSALLANWKERLQQQEPNRYVLYYADSSTTLNADESKTLGRSDHGVALAAHRQSPLEYLLEGLNEHFHFAENVPRDKASWPRVLQTWLAQAANRGGVVLLLDGVDRFSSRGLPTWLPREDMKNVSCVVACRPGEIADALEGENWKVFHLPSLEKADRRKLIDLYLSRYGKSLGDQRAQRVVDHEPASNPLFLRTLLDELRVFGVHELIDERLDYYLQAVDTSSLYELAITQWEEDYSIDRPGLVRDTLCLLAVSRHGLHETELRDVLGGEIGEEHEDYGRVQMLKCLSKISADSSLMTMAGTSALFSPLPQAQWSPLLMRAEHAISRRGGLLRLENDEIIKAIERMFLSDVAVEQAARLQLVNYFKFLAMGARRSEELPWQLLQAERWSELRESLAGLGMFTHMFAYEPEELKGYWEAIGGRYDMVQTYVDSLTGGEFMPVDDYTKLNAIVPLLQFIHHVMGRPDLASPILNILDEVPEDSGHFSPEALLHAWLEEARVHIAVADLDQAVPVLNKAWMLAEKCFPEKEGPSQETPAGLVFKADLVSEMARVLRLQGRHGEAIHRYEYALQLMKAGKGSVVKIAEALFHLGQATFSQGQRDAAENHLRESLELWEHIHGRVSRERALALHCLAQVLGSKQQFDEAERLHAEALAQMEEMVGPESPMLTHLLNGYAIHCRHRGDPERAKSMYRRALSIGHHSPREAAVCMTNLAITFAELDRFDEAHETLDRALEACQRCKPPDQDQQLTILQTKAEVLMQQNSHQDAVSLLKQLLPHGKSLGLQKELEILDCLVRVNRNDGNDAGMTEALLAQAEVRQRGNDLDGALSILKHAVDVCPKDEWDLRNTAMSNLAIVQIQSGDQQGGIACLNELEAQGRRGDCDQWAKTLRVLVYVYQSIRADDRVASLLLEQENACAAGQDVCLMVEALMSQTEVAHMMRDWERAKAISQRGIEWCRRHKLVGDLARFCGQQGVVLSESGDHEKALALHREAASLAEAADFVEVRIVALTNVAASLDDHFGRLNEARMIAQSADRLAEEFAPHMRESTQRCLRVIMRRIQENDPC, from the coding sequence ATGAGTGATCCATCGAATTCGTCGCGAAAGATTCGTCTCTTTGTTTCATCGACGTTTCGGGACATGCAGGCTGAACGAGAGCATCTTACCAAGGTGATCTTTCCGCAGTTGCAGCGGCTGTGTGAAAGCAGGCGACTGGAATGGTCGGTGATCGATCTGCGGTGGGGCATTACCGAAGAGCAGTCGCAAAGGGGAGAGGTATTGTCGGTCTGTCTCGAAGAAATCGATCGATGCCGACCTTTCTTCATCGGGATCCTTGGTCAGCGTTACGGGTGGCGACCCGAGCCCATCGTCAGCGAATTGATCAATGACCATCCTTGGTTGAGTCAGTGCGTTGGTCGTTCAGTGACTGAGATGGAGATCATTCACGGGGCATTGCGGGAAGAGACGCAGGCAAGGGCACAGTTCTACTTTCGTGATTCCCATTATGCCGAGCAGTTTGATGCAACTGAGCGAGATTTGTGCGCCGCTGAGGACGCTGAAGCAGAACATGCCTTGGCAGAGCTGAAAGAGCGAATTCGAGAATCAAGACATACCGTGCGAGAAGGGTTTCGCACGCCGCAAGAACTTGGCCAGATGGTTCTCACAGACATCACGTCACTGATCGATGAACTTTACTCTGCGGAGGAGACTCCCTCTCCGTTGGAATTGGCGAGGATGCGGCAGCAAGAGTTTGCCATTGACCGTACCACCGCGTATGTTCCGGGAAAGATTGCCAATGAATGGTTGCAGCGTGTGTCAAGCGGCGAAATCGCGAGGCTGGCGGTCGTGGCCGACGGCGGTATGGGTAAATCAGCGCTCCTGGCAAATTGGAAAGAACGCCTGCAGCAACAGGAGCCCAATCGTTACGTCTTGTACTATGCCGACAGTTCTACAACGTTGAATGCCGATGAATCGAAGACTTTGGGTAGGTCAGATCACGGCGTCGCGTTGGCTGCGCATCGTCAGTCACCTTTGGAATACTTGTTGGAAGGACTCAACGAACACTTTCATTTCGCGGAGAATGTTCCTCGCGACAAAGCGAGTTGGCCCCGAGTACTGCAGACGTGGCTTGCGCAGGCGGCGAACCGAGGCGGTGTGGTCTTGTTGCTCGACGGAGTCGATCGATTTAGCTCGCGGGGATTGCCGACGTGGTTGCCTCGAGAGGACATGAAGAATGTTTCTTGTGTGGTTGCTTGCAGGCCGGGGGAGATCGCGGACGCGTTGGAAGGCGAGAACTGGAAAGTCTTTCATCTGCCGTCGCTCGAAAAAGCAGATCGTCGCAAGCTGATTGATTTGTATTTGTCACGCTACGGAAAGTCACTGGGGGATCAACGCGCGCAGCGTGTCGTCGATCATGAGCCCGCCTCCAATCCTCTTTTCCTGCGAACCTTGCTTGACGAGTTGCGTGTGTTTGGTGTCCACGAATTGATTGACGAGCGGTTGGACTATTACCTCCAAGCCGTCGATACATCGTCGCTCTATGAGTTGGCAATCACTCAGTGGGAGGAAGACTACAGCATTGACCGGCCCGGTTTGGTTAGAGACACGCTGTGTTTGCTCGCTGTCTCTCGTCATGGTTTACATGAGACCGAACTGCGTGATGTGTTGGGAGGAGAGATTGGTGAGGAGCATGAAGACTATGGACGCGTCCAGATGCTCAAATGCCTGAGCAAGATCTCGGCAGATTCGAGCTTAATGACCATGGCGGGGACCTCGGCGCTGTTTTCGCCATTGCCACAGGCTCAATGGTCACCGCTATTGATGCGGGCCGAACATGCAATCAGCCGTCGCGGTGGACTCCTCCGTTTAGAGAATGATGAAATCATCAAGGCGATCGAGCGAATGTTTCTGTCCGATGTCGCAGTCGAGCAAGCCGCTCGACTGCAACTCGTGAACTATTTCAAATTCCTGGCGATGGGGGCGCGTCGCAGCGAAGAGTTGCCGTGGCAACTGCTGCAGGCGGAACGCTGGTCTGAACTCAGGGAGTCGCTGGCGGGATTGGGCATGTTCACTCACATGTTTGCCTACGAGCCCGAGGAGCTCAAAGGGTATTGGGAGGCGATCGGTGGTCGATACGACATGGTGCAAACCTATGTGGACTCGCTAACAGGCGGTGAGTTCATGCCGGTCGATGACTACACCAAATTGAACGCGATTGTTCCCTTGCTGCAATTCATTCATCATGTCATGGGACGCCCCGATCTGGCATCTCCGATTCTGAATATTCTGGACGAAGTTCCTGAGGACTCGGGGCACTTTTCTCCTGAGGCTCTACTTCACGCTTGGCTCGAAGAAGCTCGAGTTCATATTGCCGTTGCTGATCTTGACCAAGCGGTTCCCGTGTTGAACAAGGCTTGGATGCTTGCCGAAAAGTGTTTTCCGGAGAAGGAGGGCCCGTCGCAAGAGACGCCGGCGGGGTTGGTGTTCAAGGCCGACTTGGTGAGCGAGATGGCGCGTGTGTTGCGACTGCAAGGCAGGCATGGCGAAGCAATTCATCGTTACGAGTACGCATTGCAATTGATGAAAGCTGGTAAGGGGAGTGTCGTGAAAATCGCGGAGGCTCTCTTTCATCTCGGTCAAGCAACCTTTTCGCAGGGCCAGCGTGATGCCGCGGAGAATCATCTGCGTGAGTCGCTTGAGCTCTGGGAGCATATTCATGGACGCGTCAGCCGTGAACGGGCTCTGGCATTGCATTGCCTCGCTCAGGTCCTCGGCAGCAAACAGCAGTTTGACGAGGCCGAGCGTCTGCACGCCGAAGCATTGGCTCAGATGGAAGAAATGGTCGGCCCCGAATCTCCTATGCTAACCCACCTGCTAAATGGTTATGCCATTCATTGTCGGCATCGCGGCGATCCTGAGCGGGCCAAGTCGATGTATCGACGCGCGTTGTCCATCGGCCACCATTCCCCGCGTGAAGCAGCGGTTTGCATGACCAACTTGGCGATCACGTTCGCGGAGCTGGATCGATTTGATGAAGCACACGAAACGCTGGACCGGGCATTGGAGGCTTGTCAACGGTGCAAGCCACCCGATCAAGACCAACAATTGACGATCTTGCAGACCAAAGCAGAAGTTCTCATGCAGCAGAATTCGCATCAGGACGCCGTTTCGTTGCTGAAGCAATTGCTGCCGCATGGAAAAAGCCTTGGTCTGCAGAAAGAGTTGGAAATTCTCGATTGTCTCGTTCGGGTTAACCGGAATGACGGAAATGATGCGGGAATGACCGAAGCACTGCTGGCTCAAGCAGAGGTTCGCCAACGTGGTAATGATCTGGATGGTGCCCTCAGCATCCTGAAGCATGCAGTCGACGTTTGCCCAAAAGACGAATGGGATTTGCGAAATACCGCGATGAGCAACTTGGCGATCGTTCAAATCCAGAGCGGAGACCAGCAGGGCGGTATTGCATGCCTCAACGAACTGGAGGCGCAAGGTCGACGGGGCGACTGCGATCAATGGGCTAAGACGTTACGAGTGCTGGTCTACGTCTACCAGTCGATTCGGGCCGACGATCGGGTCGCATCGCTGTTGCTGGAACAGGAGAACGCCTGTGCCGCTGGGCAAGACGTTTGTTTGATGGTCGAAGCGCTCATGTCGCAAACGGAGGTTGCACACATGATGCGCGACTGGGAGAGGGCAAAAGCAATCAGCCAACGCGGTATTGAGTGGTGTCGAAGGCACAAGCTGGTGGGCGATCTGGCAAGGTTCTGCGGTCAGCAGGGTGTTGTGCTAAGCGAAAGCGGTGACCATGAAAAAGCTTTGGCGTTGCATCGAGAAGCGGCGTCACTTGCGGAGGCCGCAGACTTTGTTGAAGTCCGGATCGTTGCGTTGACGAACGTCGCTGCCAGCCTTGACGATCACTTTGGCCGCCTCAACGAAGCTCGAATGATTGCTCAATCGGCTGATCGTCTTGCGGAAGAGTTTGCACCGCACATGCGAGAATCAACTCAACGTTGCCTGCGAGTGATCATGCGTCGCATTCAGGAAAACGATCCCTGCTGA
- a CDS encoding DNA adenine methylase — protein sequence MKNLTQPLKWHGGKYYLRKWIIGLMPPHLHYVEPFFGGGGILLARDPNRDWMATDKKKLPAADQGSSEVVNDLHGNLINFWRVLQNKKQFEEFRQRIELTPFSEAEFEKALELSLDTDAVSSESPVERAVQFFILARQSRQGLMKDFATLSRNRTRSRMNEQVSAWLNVVEGLPDVHQRLRNIVILNQPATKVIRKQDGPKTLFYCDPPYVHESRSTTGEYEFEMTLEQHEELLETLAGIQGKFMLSGYPSELYTKWEKEQGWKRHDYLIDNKAAAGKVKEKKTECLWCNFDAPAPRTAPPEETKEFTLKMD from the coding sequence ATGAAGAACCTGACCCAACCTCTCAAATGGCACGGCGGCAAGTACTATCTGCGGAAGTGGATCATCGGCTTGATGCCGCCCCACCTGCACTACGTCGAGCCCTTCTTTGGTGGCGGTGGGATCCTGTTGGCCCGTGACCCCAATCGTGATTGGATGGCGACCGACAAAAAGAAATTGCCTGCGGCCGATCAAGGCAGCAGTGAAGTCGTCAATGACCTCCACGGCAACCTGATCAATTTCTGGAGAGTCCTGCAAAACAAGAAACAATTCGAGGAGTTCCGACAACGGATCGAGTTGACGCCGTTTAGCGAAGCAGAATTCGAGAAGGCATTGGAACTGTCACTGGACACAGATGCGGTGAGCAGCGAGTCTCCCGTCGAGCGTGCGGTCCAGTTCTTCATTCTGGCTCGACAGTCACGCCAAGGACTGATGAAGGACTTTGCCACCCTGTCGCGAAATCGCACACGGAGCCGAATGAACGAACAAGTCTCCGCATGGCTCAATGTGGTCGAAGGTTTGCCCGACGTGCACCAACGCTTGCGCAACATCGTGATCCTGAACCAACCTGCCACCAAAGTCATCCGCAAACAAGATGGCCCTAAGACGCTGTTCTACTGCGACCCGCCCTACGTCCACGAGTCTCGCAGCACCACCGGTGAGTACGAGTTCGAGATGACGCTTGAGCAGCATGAAGAATTGCTGGAAACACTGGCGGGCATCCAGGGTAAGTTCATGCTCAGTGGATACCCCAGCGAACTGTACACCAAATGGGAAAAAGAACAGGGCTGGAAACGCCACGACTATCTGATCGACAACAAAGCCGCCGCCGGGAAGGTCAAAGAGAAAAAAACGGAATGTCTGTGGTGCAATTTCGATGCACCTGCGCCACGGACCGCTCCGCCGGAAGAGACCAAAGAATTCACCCTTAAGATGGACTGA
- a CDS encoding cadherin-like domain-containing protein, which translates to MKNLRHLLRRPRLLRASSRPTTKPQRVTQSRRLTTQALEKRELLAGDVGSYLAAHNYIDRYDVNQDFQITAADALAVVNRLAEDSKAGQLGALIGDGYSGVMGDVNSDNRITALDALNVIDALAAGEQIGEIVELQLRALTLNDQELDTDSSGAIEVGSEINLNEPFKLEISYNDLRRFSERLGVFQMFVDIGVSSGGNLQPFLKEAQELRFGDELANVTSGDFTIQLETGGPTATVTANDFVFGNPNTAIRNALVELGYTANQFTVNTEAFGTNGDGFRVIIQYTDDAFGNDDVPDLIVNQNFNTAVTYSFVELSPTDSSAAVQKALFINSIDFLSRTFNNNSPFYNTLPDGSFDSTTGFDEVGGLGRIPSGGGGIPELSNDGQLNLPFDAFSLPVILTQAIPAGQSLVADVNPGESLENLLVFGGGEVPADMILVDEDASVTFVSPGAVNNPPTVTGAVTKSFSENAGNQVVDLLEGASDPEGDALTVLNLVSNPASPAGITVNGTTVTVNPAAYASLNNGESEVITFTYQISDSVNQPISQTATVTITGVTQNTAPTVSGPATITRTEDDQPTFLNLLVNATDAEGDTLSVVGTPTVNVISGTADGITFDAANNRLNITPQAQGALNTGQQSIVSYTYQITDGSLTANTSATVTITGITDVVNNNPPVVTGPVTGAFTEDDANGTVNLLANASDPDGDTLSASTPVLRTGGDASGITFDAVNNRLNVTPSAYNSLAASESAQAIYDYSISDGNGGNVATSVTVTITGVNDAPTVTGVITRTLTENDAATTVPMLTGASDVDTSDVLNVTGVSITSDTMSGVSVTGTTINVNPAAYDSLNQGQQANIVVSYTIIDGNGGSVAQTANITIQGRDEVGTNNPPVTSGVITRTTNEDAGSFTVDLRENVSDPDGDTLNVVAPVNLTGNTAGAAVNGNILTITPSAYGSLNQGQQATVTATYTVTDGNGGNVSQTVTVTIDGRDEVSTNNPPVVAAPITRTLSEDDASVVLSLLTGASDPDGDTLSVANVTTTGDTSGVVVNGNNVNINPNAYNALFAGETSVITISYNVVDGNGGSVAQTATITITGANETGVPGSTISGDLYIDHIENLHEVIAGGTPFRNGVKDADESGLSGVVVTLFSAPTSNDSGAAINLTVLSDLDGHYEFTNLPPGTYTVSVESPESVMIVGSTSSQVVIGGSGGQNASGVSIGALGFQGSMQNLDILALPYLRANIPTSAISDGGREGGSVSLDASGNQTLFVAGEGYEGIRFAELTLNAAQDAALLTIVEMDGTVKTARLDETKFVLNQNGSAVRFFGGMEDFDFATDVDELIEQEFANYRNAVDQLLAGM; encoded by the coding sequence ATGAAAAATCTGCGTCACTTGCTTCGTCGTCCCCGACTGCTCCGCGCCTCATCGCGTCCGACAACGAAGCCGCAACGCGTCACCCAATCGCGTCGCCTGACCACTCAAGCGTTAGAGAAGCGAGAGTTGTTAGCCGGCGATGTCGGCAGCTATCTCGCCGCTCACAATTACATTGACCGGTACGACGTCAATCAGGATTTCCAGATCACCGCAGCGGATGCATTGGCGGTGGTCAATCGACTGGCGGAAGATTCCAAAGCGGGTCAGTTGGGCGCTCTGATCGGCGACGGCTACTCCGGGGTGATGGGTGATGTCAACTCGGACAATCGCATCACAGCTTTGGATGCGTTGAACGTCATCGATGCTTTGGCCGCTGGTGAGCAGATTGGCGAGATCGTTGAACTGCAATTGCGGGCATTGACGTTAAACGATCAGGAACTCGACACGGACTCCAGCGGTGCGATCGAGGTCGGTAGCGAAATCAATTTGAACGAACCGTTTAAGTTGGAGATCAGCTACAACGACTTGCGTCGTTTCTCCGAACGTCTTGGCGTGTTCCAGATGTTTGTCGACATCGGTGTCAGTTCCGGCGGAAACTTGCAGCCTTTCCTGAAGGAAGCACAGGAGTTGCGATTTGGCGACGAGTTGGCCAACGTGACTTCGGGAGACTTTACCATCCAACTGGAGACCGGTGGTCCGACGGCAACCGTGACTGCCAACGATTTTGTTTTTGGTAATCCGAACACAGCGATTCGCAATGCGTTGGTGGAGTTGGGGTACACCGCGAATCAATTCACCGTCAACACGGAAGCCTTCGGAACAAATGGTGACGGTTTCCGAGTCATCATTCAGTACACCGACGATGCGTTTGGTAACGACGACGTGCCGGACTTGATCGTCAATCAGAATTTCAACACGGCTGTGACCTACAGCTTTGTCGAGCTGTCGCCGACCGACTCCAGTGCAGCGGTTCAGAAGGCGTTGTTCATCAACAGCATTGACTTCCTCAGCCGTACGTTCAACAACAACTCGCCGTTCTACAACACGTTGCCAGATGGTTCATTTGACTCGACCACCGGATTCGATGAAGTCGGTGGCCTTGGTCGAATCCCATCGGGTGGTGGCGGTATTCCTGAGTTGTCCAACGATGGCCAATTGAACTTGCCGTTCGATGCGTTCAGCTTGCCCGTCATCTTGACTCAAGCGATTCCAGCCGGTCAGAGCTTGGTGGCCGATGTCAACCCAGGTGAAAGCCTGGAGAATCTGCTGGTGTTTGGTGGAGGAGAAGTTCCGGCGGACATGATCCTGGTCGACGAAGACGCTTCGGTGACGTTTGTGTCTCCTGGCGCGGTGAACAATCCGCCGACCGTCACCGGTGCCGTCACCAAGAGCTTTTCAGAGAACGCCGGCAATCAGGTTGTTGATTTGCTGGAGGGTGCATCGGACCCAGAAGGCGATGCCTTGACCGTTTTGAATCTGGTTTCCAATCCAGCCAGCCCGGCAGGCATCACTGTCAACGGAACGACCGTGACGGTGAATCCCGCTGCCTACGCCAGCTTGAACAACGGTGAATCAGAGGTCATTACCTTCACCTATCAGATCAGCGACAGCGTCAACCAGCCGATCAGTCAGACCGCGACGGTCACGATCACGGGTGTGACTCAAAACACCGCACCAACGGTCTCTGGTCCGGCCACGATCACGCGTACAGAGGACGATCAGCCGACCTTCCTCAACTTGTTGGTCAATGCGACGGATGCCGAAGGTGACACACTGAGTGTCGTTGGAACCCCGACGGTGAACGTCATCTCCGGAACCGCTGACGGGATCACCTTCGACGCGGCCAATAACCGGTTGAACATCACGCCTCAGGCTCAGGGGGCTCTGAATACTGGACAGCAATCCATTGTCTCGTACACCTACCAGATTACAGACGGCAGCTTGACGGCTAACACCAGTGCGACCGTGACGATCACCGGTATCACCGATGTCGTCAACAACAACCCGCCCGTGGTGACCGGTCCGGTCACTGGAGCCTTTACCGAAGACGATGCCAACGGCACCGTCAATCTGCTGGCCAATGCCTCTGACCCCGACGGTGACACGCTCAGTGCGTCGACACCAGTGCTTCGAACCGGAGGAGATGCCTCGGGGATCACGTTTGATGCGGTGAACAATCGTCTCAATGTGACTCCATCTGCTTACAACTCACTTGCGGCATCCGAGTCTGCACAGGCGATCTACGATTACTCGATCTCAGACGGTAACGGCGGCAACGTTGCCACGTCCGTGACCGTTACCATCACGGGCGTGAATGACGCACCGACGGTCACGGGAGTCATCACGCGAACGCTGACCGAAAACGATGCGGCGACCACCGTCCCGATGTTGACCGGTGCTTCCGACGTGGACACGAGTGACGTACTCAACGTGACCGGCGTTTCGATCACTAGCGATACGATGAGCGGCGTCAGCGTGACGGGAACCACGATCAATGTGAATCCCGCCGCCTACGATTCGCTCAACCAAGGTCAGCAAGCCAACATCGTTGTCAGCTACACCATCATCGACGGCAACGGCGGCAGTGTTGCTCAGACCGCCAACATCACGATCCAAGGTCGAGACGAAGTCGGCACGAACAATCCTCCCGTTACCTCCGGTGTGATCACTCGTACGACCAACGAGGACGCTGGTTCCTTTACAGTTGATCTGCGAGAGAACGTCTCCGACCCAGATGGTGATACTCTCAACGTGGTCGCCCCGGTGAATTTGACCGGCAACACCGCAGGTGCTGCCGTCAATGGCAACATCCTCACCATCACACCGTCGGCCTACGGTTCGTTGAATCAAGGACAACAAGCTACCGTTACAGCAACATACACGGTGACCGATGGAAACGGTGGCAATGTCAGCCAGACGGTAACCGTCACCATCGACGGTCGAGACGAAGTGTCCACGAACAACCCACCGGTTGTTGCGGCTCCGATCACCCGAACACTTAGCGAGGATGACGCCTCGGTTGTTCTTTCATTGTTGACCGGGGCATCCGACCCGGATGGCGACACACTGTCCGTCGCCAACGTCACCACGACCGGCGACACGTCAGGCGTGGTGGTCAATGGCAACAACGTGAACATCAATCCAAACGCCTACAACGCATTGTTCGCCGGCGAGACCAGTGTGATCACGATCAGTTACAACGTCGTTGATGGCAACGGCGGTAGCGTGGCTCAAACGGCCACTATCACGATCACCGGTGCAAACGAGACAGGCGTGCCCGGATCGACGATCTCCGGTGACCTCTACATCGATCACATCGAGAATCTGCACGAAGTCATCGCCGGCGGGACACCGTTCCGCAATGGCGTGAAAGACGCAGACGAGTCGGGTCTCTCGGGAGTGGTTGTCACTCTGTTCTCGGCCCCCACGTCAAACGATAGCGGTGCTGCGATCAACCTGACCGTGCTCAGCGATCTGGATGGACATTATGAATTCACCAACCTGCCGCCGGGAACGTACACGGTGTCCGTTGAGAGCCCCGAGTCAGTGATGATCGTGGGCAGCACCAGCAGCCAAGTGGTCATCGGTGGATCAGGTGGTCAAAACGCCAGCGGCGTGTCGATTGGTGCCCTCGGATTCCAAGGTTCGATGCAAAATCTGGACATCTTGGCATTGCCCTATCTGCGAGCCAACATCCCCACTAGTGCGATCAGCGACGGTGGCCGCGAAGGCGGTTCGGTCAGCTTGGACGCCAGCGGAAATCAGACCCTGTTTGTGGCCGGGGAAGGCTACGAGGGGATTCGCTTTGCTGAGCTGACGCTTAATGCGGCCCAGGACGCAGCCTTGCTGACCATCGTCGAGATGGATGGCACGGTGAAGACCGCACGCTTGGATGAAACCAAGTTCGTTCTCAATCAAAACGGCAGTGCCGTCCGCTTCTTCGGTGGCATGGAAGATTTCGACTTCGCCACCGACGTCGATGAATTGATTGAACAAGAGTTCGCGAACTACCGCAACGCAGTGGATCAACTGCTCGCCGGGATGTAA